The segment ATTTGGCGTTCGCCGCCGGAAAGGCAACTGGCTTCCTGCTTGCGCCGCTCCTTGAGCTTGGGGAAGTGTTCGAAGACTTCGGCCATGCGCTTCTTCAGCTTCTTTTTGGACAGGCTGTAGCCGCCGATGACCAGGTTTTCCTCCACGGTGAGGCTGGGAAAGACGTTACTGAGCTGCGGCACGAAGGTGATGCCGCGTTTGACACGTTCGTGCGGGGGCAGGTTGGTGATGTCGTCCCGTTTGTACTTGATTTTACCGTTGTTGGGCTTGAGATAGCCCATCAGGGTCTTGAGCAGGGTGGACTTGCCAGCACCGTTGGGCCCGATGATGGAGATGATGCCGTCTCCCCGGTCCATGCGGAAGTCCACGTCGTGCAGAATGTCGGCTTTGCCGTAGCCGGCGGTGATGTCCTTCATGTCGATGGTGGGCATGGGATTCTCCTTGTCAGGCCGCGGCCGTGTCGTCCGCGGGTTCGTCTCCGCCGCGCGGGGCGGCGAGGTAGGCTTCGAGCACCTTTGGGTCGTTGAGCGTCGGTTCCACGTCCCCGCTGGCGATGATCTCGCCCGCGTCGAGGACGGCCACGGTGTCGCAGACCGTGCGCACGAAATTCATGTTGTGTTCCACGATGAGGAAGTTTTTCCCCGCGCGGTGCAGGCGCTGGATGGTCTCCTGGATGTCCTCGATGAGGGCCGGGTTCACCCCGGCCACCGGTTCGTCCAGCAGGATGAGGTCGGCGTCGAGCATGAGCGCCTTGGCCAGGGCCAGCAGCTTCTTCTGCCCGCCGGAGAGGTTGCCCACGTACTCGTCCATCTTGTCGCCCAGCAGCACCGAGTCGAGTATTTCCCTGGCGCGTTCCAGGTTCTCCCTTTCCTGCCGTTTCACCGATCGC is part of the Desulfohalovibrio reitneri genome and harbors:
- a CDS encoding ABC transporter ATP-binding protein, coding for MPTIDMKDITAGYGKADILHDVDFRMDRGDGIISIIGPNGAGKSTLLKTLMGYLKPNNGKIKYKRDDITNLPPHERVKRGITFVPQLSNVFPSLTVEENLVIGGYSLSKKKLKKRMAEVFEHFPKLKERRKQEASCLSGGERQMLALARAVMLDPDLLLLDEPSAALSPGMAEAVFQKVEEIRDAGASIIIVEQDAKRSLDISDRGYVLASGRNEFDDTPENILDNERIKEAYLGSQ
- a CDS encoding ABC transporter ATP-binding protein, with product MAETLLNIQDVSKRFGGLTALDSVDLRVETGALAGLIGPNGSGKSTLFNIITGFLPSDEGSIRFRGEDVTGMPPFKIARLGLYRTFQMSLNPTQMTVMENMLLSPSGQVGESLLSCFLKPRSVKRQERENLERAREILDSVLLGDKMDEYVGNLSGGQKKLLALAKALMLDADLILLDEPVAGVNPALIEDIQETIQRLHRAGKNFLIVEHNMNFVRTVCDTVAVLDAGEIIASGDVEPTLNDPKVLEAYLAAPRGGDEPADDTAAA